From Burkholderia pseudomultivorans, the proteins below share one genomic window:
- a CDS encoding DUF1801 domain-containing protein, producing the protein MSATDPSPAERIDALIAGIADWRGDTFAELRRTILDADAGIVEAWKWMGSPVWECDGTIAVANAHKGKVKLTFMHGAQLPDPDGLFNAGLDGNARRAIDFLEGDRIDRPALKRLVRAAIDYNRAHLKKNARSGGSAGAKARSRDAA; encoded by the coding sequence ATGAGCGCGACGGACCCGAGCCCGGCAGAGCGCATCGATGCGCTGATCGCGGGGATTGCCGACTGGCGCGGCGATACGTTTGCCGAACTGCGCCGGACGATCCTCGACGCCGACGCGGGCATCGTCGAGGCATGGAAGTGGATGGGCAGCCCGGTGTGGGAGTGCGACGGGACGATCGCGGTCGCGAACGCGCACAAGGGCAAGGTGAAGCTGACCTTCATGCACGGCGCGCAGCTGCCCGATCCCGACGGACTGTTCAACGCGGGCCTCGACGGCAACGCGCGGCGTGCGATCGATTTTCTCGAAGGCGACCGGATCGACAGGCCGGCGCTGAAGCGGCTCGTTCGCGCGGCGATCGACTACAACCGTGCGCATCTGAAGAAGAACGCGCGCTCGGGCGGGAGTGCGGGCGCGAAAGCGCGCAGCCGCGACGCGGCGTAG
- a CDS encoding SRPBCC family protein, whose translation MNPASTETRSVVVERALPHPPEKIWRALTQPHLIEAWLMQSDFEPVEGRAFRFRADWGAVDCKVLTIEPQRTLSYTWAAYGLDSVVTWTLEPTPDGGTRLRMEQVGFRADQEQAYRGAQHGWGRFLDALEQLLSRPGEGAEARS comes from the coding sequence ATGAACCCAGCCTCTACCGAAACGCGCTCCGTCGTCGTCGAACGGGCGCTGCCGCATCCGCCGGAGAAGATCTGGCGCGCACTCACGCAACCGCACCTGATCGAGGCGTGGCTGATGCAGAGCGATTTCGAGCCTGTCGAGGGCCGCGCGTTCCGTTTCCGCGCGGACTGGGGCGCGGTGGACTGCAAGGTCCTGACGATCGAGCCGCAGCGGACGCTGTCCTATACGTGGGCCGCGTACGGCCTCGACAGCGTCGTCACCTGGACGCTCGAGCCGACCCCGGACGGCGGCACGCGTCTGCGCATGGAGCAGGTCGGCTTCCGCGCGGACCAAGAGCAGGCGTACCGCGGCGCGCAGCACGGATGGGGGCGCTTCCTCGACGCGCTCGAACAGCTGCTGTCGCGTCCGGGCGAAGGTGCGGAGGCACGATCATGA
- a CDS encoding ArsR/SmtB family transcription factor has protein sequence MQSAHDMLFRTLADPTRRALFERLCEEGELTVAALTARAGVSQPAVSKHLGVLKQAGLVSDRHAGRQTHYRAQPRALAPLLDWTSQMAGFWQNRFDALEDLLNRMDS, from the coding sequence ATGCAATCGGCTCACGACATGTTGTTCCGGACGCTTGCCGATCCGACGCGCCGCGCGCTGTTCGAGCGGCTGTGCGAGGAGGGCGAGCTGACGGTCGCCGCGCTGACCGCTCGGGCGGGCGTATCGCAGCCGGCCGTGTCGAAGCACCTCGGCGTGCTGAAGCAGGCCGGGCTCGTCAGCGACCGCCACGCAGGCCGGCAGACGCATTACCGCGCGCAGCCGCGGGCGCTGGCTCCGCTGCTCGACTGGACGAGCCAGATGGCCGGCTTCTGGCAGAACCGGTTCGATGCCCTTGAAGATCTGCTCAACAGGATGGACTCATGA
- a CDS encoding S53 family peptidase — protein sequence MKRNAWFALPLPSPRRLACAWPLVLAAGAAHATTDWVDTHTKAFLTGPQLMARSAAPSLELAAGETTDVVVSLKLRNAAQLKQLARDVNRPGNEHYRRYLTHEQFLADYAPTDAQVKSVVDYLRKSGFVDIEVAPNRLLVSARGTAGTVKTAFNTSLVHFQYAGRSGFANASTAQVPRALGDVVGSVLGLQNVARAHPMLRIGNVSKPQPLAAGTATGHYPKEFPGLYNATGVPTAAGVTVGIITIGGVSQTLQDLKQFTSSNGYGTVATQTVKTNGTGSSGSYSDDPDGQGEWDLDSQSIVGSAGGQVGKLVFYMADLNASGNTGLTQAFNRAVSDNTAKVINVSLGWCETDANADGTLDAEEQIFTTAAAQGQTFSVSSGDEGVYECNNRGYPDGSNYTVSWPASSPHVLAIGGTTLYTTSTGAFSNETVWNEGLDSNGKLWATGGGVSTILPAPSWQSGSNRRLPDIAFDAAQSTGAYIYNYGQLQQIGGTSLAAPIFTGFWARLLAANGTGLGFPAGNLYRAIPANPSLLRYDVVSGNNGYQGYGYNAGSGWDYTTGFGSLNIANLNQLIKSGGF from the coding sequence ATGAAACGGAACGCCTGGTTTGCCCTTCCCCTTCCGTCGCCCCGCCGCCTCGCGTGCGCGTGGCCGCTCGTGCTCGCCGCCGGCGCGGCGCACGCGACGACGGACTGGGTCGACACCCATACAAAGGCCTTTCTGACCGGCCCGCAGCTGATGGCGCGCAGCGCGGCGCCGTCGCTCGAACTCGCCGCCGGCGAGACGACCGACGTGGTCGTCAGCCTGAAGCTGCGCAACGCCGCGCAGCTCAAGCAGCTCGCGCGCGACGTGAACCGCCCCGGCAACGAACACTATCGCCGCTACCTCACGCACGAACAGTTCCTCGCCGATTACGCGCCGACCGACGCACAGGTCAAGTCGGTCGTCGACTATCTGCGCAAGAGCGGCTTCGTCGACATCGAGGTCGCGCCGAACCGGCTGCTGGTGTCGGCGCGCGGCACGGCCGGCACGGTCAAGACCGCGTTCAACACGTCGCTCGTGCACTTCCAGTATGCGGGCCGGTCCGGCTTCGCGAACGCATCGACCGCGCAGGTGCCGCGCGCGCTCGGCGACGTCGTCGGCTCGGTGCTCGGGCTGCAGAACGTCGCGCGCGCGCACCCGATGCTGCGCATCGGCAACGTGTCGAAGCCGCAGCCGCTCGCGGCCGGCACGGCCACCGGCCACTATCCGAAGGAATTCCCGGGCCTGTACAACGCGACCGGCGTGCCGACCGCGGCCGGCGTGACCGTCGGCATCATCACGATCGGCGGCGTATCGCAAACGCTGCAGGACCTGAAGCAGTTCACCTCGAGCAACGGCTACGGCACGGTCGCGACGCAGACCGTGAAGACCAACGGCACCGGTTCGAGCGGCAGCTACAGCGACGACCCGGACGGCCAGGGCGAATGGGATCTCGACAGCCAGTCGATCGTCGGTTCGGCCGGCGGACAGGTCGGCAAGCTGGTGTTCTACATGGCGGACCTGAACGCGTCCGGCAACACGGGGCTCACGCAGGCGTTCAATCGCGCGGTGTCCGACAACACCGCGAAGGTGATCAACGTGTCGCTCGGCTGGTGCGAGACCGACGCGAACGCGGACGGCACGCTCGATGCGGAAGAGCAGATCTTCACGACCGCCGCCGCGCAGGGGCAGACGTTCTCGGTGTCGTCCGGCGACGAAGGCGTCTACGAGTGCAACAACCGCGGCTATCCGGACGGCTCGAACTACACGGTGTCGTGGCCGGCATCGTCGCCGCACGTGCTCGCGATCGGCGGCACGACGCTGTACACGACCTCCACGGGCGCGTTCTCGAACGAGACGGTCTGGAACGAAGGGCTCGACAGCAACGGCAAGCTGTGGGCGACGGGCGGCGGCGTCAGCACGATCCTGCCCGCCCCGTCGTGGCAGTCGGGCAGCAACCGGCGGCTGCCCGACATCGCGTTCGACGCCGCGCAGAGCACGGGCGCGTATATCTACAACTACGGCCAGTTGCAGCAGATCGGTGGCACCAGCCTCGCCGCACCGATCTTCACGGGCTTCTGGGCGCGCCTGCTCGCGGCGAACGGCACCGGCCTCGGCTTCCCGGCCGGCAATCTCTATCGCGCGATTCCCGCGAATCCTTCGCTGCTGCGCTACGACGTGGTGTCGGGGAACAACGGCTATCAGGGCTATGGCTACAACGCCGGTAGCGGCTGGGACTACACGACCGGCTTCGGCAGCCTGAACATCGCGAACCTCAACCAGCTGATCAAGTCGGGCGGGTTCTGA
- a CDS encoding MFS transporter, which translates to MSEIAPAAGIAEPAVNWRAMAAVLLAVALATLDTAIANTALPAIAADLRASPAASVWIINAYQLAMVATLLPFASLGDIVGHKRVYIAGLAVFTLASLGCSLASTLPQLTAARIVQGFGASAIMSVNVALIRSLFPAHRLGRGVGFNALVVGVSFAVGPTIASLILSVAAWPWLFAVNVPLGVFALAVAIPSLPQTARGKHAFDPLAALFNVITFASLIFALGEFAQRGPRSVVLAAAAVALAFGALLIRRQAGHPAPMLPVDLFRRPVFALSALTAVCAFAAQGLAFVSLPFYFETVLHRSAVETGFLMTPWSAIVALAAPIAGRLSDRYPPGLLGAIGLALLSAGMVSLAAMPAAPGVLDIGWRMMLCGAGFGFFQSPNLKALMSSAPPERSGGASGIIATARLIGQATGAALVALSFGIAGRHGPTLALMLGAGFAGAASVASGLRLFAPSHRAGVAAASERSTS; encoded by the coding sequence TTGTCCGAAATCGCTCCCGCCGCCGGCATCGCCGAGCCGGCCGTCAACTGGCGCGCGATGGCCGCCGTACTGCTGGCCGTCGCGCTCGCGACGCTCGATACCGCGATCGCGAATACCGCGCTGCCGGCGATCGCCGCCGACCTGCGCGCGTCGCCGGCCGCTTCCGTGTGGATCATCAATGCATACCAGCTCGCGATGGTCGCGACGCTGCTGCCGTTCGCGTCGCTCGGCGACATCGTCGGCCACAAGCGCGTCTACATCGCGGGCCTCGCGGTGTTCACGCTTGCCTCGCTCGGCTGCTCGCTCGCGTCGACGCTGCCGCAACTGACGGCTGCGCGAATCGTGCAGGGCTTCGGCGCGAGCGCGATCATGAGCGTGAACGTCGCGCTGATCCGCAGCCTGTTTCCCGCGCATCGGCTCGGGCGCGGCGTCGGTTTCAACGCGCTGGTCGTCGGCGTGTCGTTCGCGGTGGGGCCGACGATTGCGTCGCTGATCCTGTCGGTCGCCGCGTGGCCGTGGCTGTTCGCGGTGAACGTGCCGCTCGGCGTGTTCGCGCTCGCGGTGGCGATTCCGTCGCTGCCGCAGACGGCGCGCGGCAAGCATGCGTTCGATCCGCTCGCCGCCTTGTTCAACGTGATCACCTTCGCGTCGCTGATTTTCGCGCTCGGCGAATTCGCGCAGCGCGGGCCGCGCTCCGTCGTGCTCGCGGCGGCCGCGGTCGCGCTCGCGTTCGGCGCGCTGCTGATCCGCCGCCAGGCCGGCCACCCGGCGCCGATGCTGCCGGTCGACCTGTTCCGCCGGCCCGTGTTCGCGCTGTCCGCGCTGACCGCGGTGTGCGCGTTCGCCGCGCAGGGGCTCGCGTTCGTGTCGCTGCCGTTCTATTTCGAGACCGTCCTGCATCGCAGCGCGGTGGAGACGGGTTTCCTGATGACGCCGTGGTCGGCGATCGTCGCGCTCGCCGCGCCGATCGCGGGCCGGCTGTCGGATCGCTATCCGCCGGGCCTGCTCGGTGCGATCGGGCTTGCGCTGCTGAGCGCGGGGATGGTGTCGCTTGCCGCGATGCCGGCCGCGCCGGGCGTGCTCGACATCGGCTGGCGGATGATGCTGTGCGGTGCGGGGTTCGGCTTCTTCCAGTCGCCGAACCTGAAGGCGCTGATGTCGAGCGCACCGCCCGAACGCAGCGGCGGCGCGAGCGGGATCATCGCGACCGCGCGGCTGATCGGGCAGGCGACGGGCGCCGCGCTCGTCGCGCTGTCGTTCGGGATCGCCGGGCGTCACGGGCCGACGCTCGCGCTGATGCTCGGCGCCGGTTTCGCCGGCGCGGCGAGCGTGGCGAGCGGATTGCGGCTGTTCGCGCCGTCGCATCGCGCCGGCGTGGCGGCCGCGTCGGAGCGCTCGACGTCGTAG
- a CDS encoding ABC transporter permease — MKLARPLFAPHMSFVERAWYVALRVLVVLTLLYLILPVLAIVPLSFSSSTFLVYPIPGFSTRWYENLIASDEWRMAAKNSFIVAPSATVVATVLGTLAAIGLTKADFRGKGLLMAVLLSPMIVPVVVVGVGMYLFFAPLGLANTYTGLIAAHAALGVPFVVTTVAATLQGFNHNLVRASLSLGANPVTTFFRVTLPVIAPGVMSGALFAFATSFDEVVVTLFLAGADQTTLPRQMFTGIRENISPTIAALATILIIFSTGLLLALEWLRGRNARRAVA, encoded by the coding sequence ATGAAACTCGCCAGGCCGCTGTTTGCGCCGCACATGTCGTTCGTCGAGCGCGCGTGGTATGTCGCGCTGCGCGTGCTCGTCGTGCTGACGCTGCTGTACCTGATCCTGCCGGTGCTTGCGATCGTGCCGCTGTCGTTCTCGTCGAGCACGTTCCTCGTGTATCCGATCCCCGGCTTCTCGACGCGCTGGTACGAGAACCTGATCGCATCGGACGAGTGGCGCATGGCCGCGAAGAACAGCTTCATCGTCGCGCCGTCGGCGACGGTCGTCGCGACGGTGCTCGGCACGCTCGCGGCGATCGGGCTGACCAAGGCGGATTTTCGCGGCAAGGGGCTGCTGATGGCGGTGCTGCTGTCGCCAATGATCGTGCCGGTGGTGGTGGTCGGCGTCGGCATGTACCTGTTCTTCGCGCCGCTCGGGCTCGCGAATACCTACACGGGGCTGATCGCCGCGCACGCGGCGCTCGGCGTGCCGTTCGTCGTGACGACGGTGGCGGCCACGCTGCAGGGCTTCAACCACAACCTGGTGCGCGCGAGCCTGTCGCTCGGCGCGAACCCGGTGACGACGTTCTTTCGCGTGACGCTGCCGGTGATCGCGCCGGGCGTGATGTCGGGTGCGCTGTTCGCGTTCGCGACGTCGTTCGACGAGGTGGTCGTCACGCTGTTCCTCGCGGGCGCGGACCAGACGACGCTGCCGCGGCAGATGTTTACGGGGATTCGCGAGAACATCAGCCCGACGATCGCCGCGCTCGCGACGATCCTGATCATCTTCTCGACGGGACTGCTGCTCGCGCTCGAGTGGCTGCGCGGGCGTAATGCGAGGCGGGCGGTCGCCTGA
- a CDS encoding ABC transporter permease, whose protein sequence is MTIASSAPSSAALKRELKAAEARKRTMALLLVAPLALFVLLIFVVPIGTLLTRTVQNPEIAAALPDTVAALAHWDRKAPPSDAAYAALAAEMTKVADSDAMGALARRLNTEIPGYRSLVAKTARAMPLKNDDGAALTPAQARDKLVELDSRWGDVAYWQAIAKNGSAYSPFYLLAALDHKQDGFGHIVPADPDQSIYLAIFGRTLVIGVAVTLFALLLGYPLAYWISTLSERRANLVMILVLIPFWTSVLVRVAAWIVLLQSEGLINKALLGTGLISHPLTLLFNRVGVYISMTHILLPFMILPLYSVMKSIPPTYQRAAVSLGSHPFAAFWRVYVPQTYPGVGAGALLVFILAIGYYITPALLGGPNDQMVSYYVAYFTNVTINWGMACALGGLLLAATLVLYAVYGRFTRTNVSLG, encoded by the coding sequence ATGACGATCGCTTCTTCCGCACCGTCGAGCGCCGCGCTCAAGCGCGAGCTGAAGGCCGCCGAGGCCCGCAAGCGCACGATGGCGCTGCTGCTGGTCGCGCCGCTCGCCTTGTTCGTGCTGCTGATCTTCGTCGTGCCGATCGGCACGCTGCTCACGCGCACGGTGCAGAACCCCGAGATCGCCGCCGCGCTGCCGGATACGGTCGCCGCGCTCGCGCACTGGGACCGCAAGGCGCCGCCTTCCGACGCCGCATACGCCGCGCTCGCGGCCGAGATGACCAAGGTCGCCGACAGCGACGCGATGGGCGCGCTCGCGCGCCGCCTGAACACCGAGATTCCCGGCTACCGGTCGCTGGTCGCGAAGACGGCGCGCGCGATGCCGCTGAAAAATGACGACGGCGCAGCGCTGACGCCCGCGCAGGCGCGCGACAAGCTGGTCGAACTCGATTCGCGCTGGGGCGATGTCGCTTACTGGCAGGCGATCGCGAAGAACGGCAGCGCGTACTCGCCGTTCTACCTGCTCGCCGCGCTCGACCACAAGCAGGACGGCTTCGGTCACATCGTGCCGGCCGACCCCGACCAGTCGATCTATCTGGCGATCTTCGGCCGCACGCTCGTGATCGGCGTCGCGGTCACGCTGTTCGCGCTGCTGCTCGGCTATCCGCTCGCGTACTGGATCTCGACGCTGTCGGAGCGGCGCGCGAACCTCGTGATGATCCTCGTGCTGATTCCGTTCTGGACCTCGGTGCTGGTGCGCGTGGCCGCATGGATCGTGCTGCTGCAAAGCGAGGGATTGATCAACAAGGCACTGCTCGGCACCGGGCTGATCTCGCATCCGCTGACGCTGCTGTTCAACCGCGTCGGCGTGTATATCTCGATGACGCACATCCTGCTGCCGTTCATGATCCTGCCGCTGTACAGCGTGATGAAGTCGATCCCGCCGACCTACCAGCGCGCGGCCGTGTCGCTGGGCAGCCATCCGTTCGCGGCGTTCTGGCGCGTGTACGTGCCGCAGACCTATCCGGGCGTGGGCGCGGGCGCGCTGCTGGTGTTCATCCTCGCGATCGGCTACTACATCACGCCGGCGCTGCTCGGCGGGCCGAACGACCAGATGGTCAGCTACTACGTCGCGTACTTCACGAACGTGACGATCAACTGGGGCATGGCATGCGCGCTGGGCGGGCTGCTGCTCGCGGCGACGCTGGTGCTGTATGCGGTGTACGGGCGCTTCACGCGTACCAACGTGAGCCTCGGCTGA
- a CDS encoding ABC transporter substrate-binding protein: MNRTRFTARRTAFALALAVFGASASAAELTVVNFGGANGDAQKAAFNQPFEKATGNKVTAVEYNGEQAKVKAMVEAKHVNWDVVEVESGDLNRGCDEGLYEKLDWSKIAKKSDLIPESPQVCGVGFFVWSTALSYNADKLKTAPTGWADFWDVKKFPGKRGMRKGARYNLEFALMADGVAPKDVYKVLGTKAGQDRAFKKLDQLKPYIQWWEAGAQPPQFLVAGDVVMSTAYNGRIDAAQKEGKNLKVVWNGSIYDLDYWAIPKGSPNKALAEQYIAYTLTPKPQQAYAQHIAYGPANVAAIKSLDAKTLANLPNSPSNGKNAVLEDIGFWTDHSDELEQRFAAWATK; the protein is encoded by the coding sequence ATGAATCGAACCCGCTTTACCGCGCGCCGCACCGCGTTCGCGCTGGCGCTGGCCGTGTTCGGCGCGTCGGCGTCGGCGGCCGAACTCACGGTCGTCAACTTCGGCGGCGCGAACGGCGACGCGCAGAAAGCCGCGTTCAACCAGCCCTTCGAGAAGGCGACCGGCAACAAGGTCACCGCCGTCGAATACAACGGCGAGCAGGCGAAGGTGAAGGCGATGGTCGAGGCGAAGCACGTCAACTGGGACGTGGTCGAAGTCGAGTCGGGCGACCTGAACCGCGGCTGCGACGAAGGGCTGTACGAGAAGCTCGACTGGTCGAAGATCGCGAAGAAGTCCGACCTGATTCCGGAATCGCCGCAGGTTTGCGGCGTCGGCTTCTTCGTGTGGTCGACCGCGCTGTCGTACAACGCGGACAAGCTGAAGACCGCGCCGACGGGCTGGGCCGATTTCTGGGACGTGAAGAAATTCCCCGGCAAGCGCGGCATGCGCAAGGGCGCGCGCTACAACCTCGAGTTCGCGCTGATGGCCGACGGCGTCGCGCCGAAGGACGTCTACAAGGTGCTCGGCACGAAGGCCGGCCAGGACCGCGCGTTCAAGAAGCTCGACCAGCTGAAGCCTTACATCCAGTGGTGGGAGGCGGGCGCGCAGCCGCCGCAGTTCCTCGTCGCCGGCGACGTCGTGATGTCGACCGCGTACAACGGCCGCATCGACGCCGCGCAGAAGGAAGGCAAGAACCTGAAGGTCGTGTGGAACGGCAGCATCTACGACCTCGACTACTGGGCGATTCCGAAGGGCTCGCCGAACAAGGCGCTGGCCGAGCAGTACATCGCCTACACGCTGACGCCCAAGCCGCAGCAGGCCTATGCGCAGCACATCGCGTACGGCCCGGCGAACGTTGCCGCGATCAAGTCGCTCGATGCGAAGACGCTGGCAAACCTGCCGAACTCGCCGAGCAACGGCAAGAACGCGGTGCTGGAGGACATCGGCTTCTGGACCGACCATAGCGACGAGCTCGAGCAGCGTTTCGCCGCGTGGGCGACGAAGTAA
- a CDS encoding ABC transporter ATP-binding protein, protein MKSDEVIVSFRGVRKTYDGEALVVKSLDLDIRRGEFLTLLGPSGSGKTTCLMMLAGFEFPTGGEIRLDGELLNQVPPHKRNIGMVFQNYALFPHLTVEQNVAYPLTVRKLGAAERAERVAHALKMVQMERFAKRYPAQLSGGQQQRIALARALVFEPKLVLMDEPLGALDKQLREHMQYELKALHEKLGVTFVYVTHDQGEALTMSDRVAVFDKGVVQQLDTVDRLYESPCNEFVANFIGDSNRLRGTIARVDGEFCEFHLNDGTKLVGRRIGDAAEGAPAVACIRPERMNLAAHGANGHLDGQADARANGAAANRLTGEARSLIYFGDHVRMRCAVPGQDECFVKVPLGTGALDAFSPGAPVSLAFAPEHLRVFA, encoded by the coding sequence ATGAAGTCCGATGAAGTAATCGTCAGTTTTCGCGGGGTGCGCAAGACCTACGACGGCGAGGCGCTGGTCGTGAAGTCGCTGGATCTGGACATCCGCCGCGGGGAGTTCCTGACGCTGCTCGGGCCGTCGGGCTCGGGCAAGACCACCTGCCTGATGATGCTGGCCGGCTTCGAGTTTCCGACCGGCGGCGAGATTCGCCTCGACGGCGAGCTGCTGAACCAGGTGCCGCCGCACAAGCGCAACATCGGCATGGTGTTCCAGAACTACGCGCTGTTTCCGCACCTGACGGTCGAGCAGAACGTCGCGTATCCGTTGACGGTGCGCAAGCTGGGCGCGGCCGAGCGCGCGGAGCGCGTCGCGCATGCGCTGAAGATGGTGCAGATGGAGCGCTTCGCGAAGCGCTATCCGGCGCAGCTGTCGGGCGGCCAGCAGCAGCGCATCGCGCTGGCGCGCGCACTGGTGTTCGAGCCGAAGCTGGTGCTGATGGACGAGCCGCTGGGCGCGCTCGACAAGCAGCTGCGCGAGCACATGCAGTACGAGCTGAAGGCGCTGCACGAGAAGCTTGGCGTGACCTTCGTGTACGTGACGCACGACCAGGGCGAGGCGCTGACGATGTCGGATCGCGTCGCGGTGTTCGACAAGGGCGTCGTGCAGCAGCTCGACACGGTCGACCGCCTGTACGAATCGCCGTGCAACGAATTCGTCGCGAATTTCATCGGCGACAGCAACCGGCTGCGCGGCACGATCGCGCGCGTCGACGGCGAGTTCTGCGAGTTCCACCTGAACGACGGCACGAAGCTCGTCGGCCGCCGCATCGGCGATGCGGCCGAGGGTGCGCCGGCCGTCGCGTGCATCCGCCCCGAACGCATGAATCTCGCCGCCCACGGTGCGAACGGACACCTCGACGGGCAGGCCGATGCACGCGCGAACGGCGCGGCTGCGAACCGCCTGACGGGCGAGGCGCGCAGCCTGATCTATTTCGGCGATCACGTGCGCATGCGCTGCGCAGTGCCGGGGCAGGACGAATGCTTCGTGAAGGTGCCGCTCGGCACGGGCGCGCTCGACGCGTTTTCGCCGGGTGCGCCGGTGTCGCTGGCGTTCGCGCCCGAGCATCTGCGCGTGTTCGCGTAA
- a CDS encoding PLP-dependent aminotransferase family protein has product MDTVIVADWLSARLDRSSSEPMYRQLLQLMQQAILTGELGPGTKLPSSRTLAADLSIARNTVLHVYDQLTAEGYVLTTTGSGTYVADTRPDAAAMQAPPQPSGADALPTPLPDAHGGLSMRGRQLIEHAGVSRRQWGAFMPGVPDVSEFPSRTWSRLQARLWKEANPDLLTYAPGGGYRPLRRALADYLRVARSVKCSPDQVIITTGIHQSIDLAVRLLSDVGDRAWVEEPCYWGVRSVLQAAGLALVPVPVDQEGLDPSPGDLQHPPRLVLVTPSHQYPLGMVMSLARRRRLLEYARQHRCWIIEDDYDSEFRYGSRPLASLQGLDDGGRVIYVGSLGKMLFPGLRMGYMVVPEHLVDTFRTGLSELYREGQLMQQAVLAEFIMDGHLTSHVRRMRTLYGERRQLLIDAIHARFGDALPVMGDEAGLHLVLGLPDACDDRAVTQSAFDAGVIVRPLTSYYSRADTARRGLLLGYACVAHEGIGPAFDTLAAIIEQHLPQSVTRAA; this is encoded by the coding sequence TTGGATACCGTGATCGTCGCCGACTGGCTGTCCGCCCGTCTCGACCGGAGTTCGTCCGAGCCGATGTACCGTCAGCTGCTGCAGCTGATGCAGCAGGCCATCCTGACCGGGGAATTGGGGCCGGGGACGAAGCTGCCAAGCTCGCGCACGCTCGCGGCCGACCTGTCGATCGCGCGCAATACCGTGCTGCACGTATACGACCAGCTGACGGCCGAAGGCTATGTGCTGACGACGACCGGCAGCGGCACCTACGTCGCCGACACGCGGCCGGATGCCGCCGCGATGCAGGCGCCGCCGCAGCCGTCGGGGGCGGACGCCCTGCCGACGCCGCTGCCGGACGCGCACGGCGGCCTGTCGATGCGCGGCCGCCAGCTGATCGAGCACGCGGGCGTGTCGCGCCGCCAGTGGGGTGCGTTCATGCCGGGCGTGCCGGACGTCTCCGAGTTTCCGAGCCGCACGTGGAGCCGCCTGCAGGCACGGCTCTGGAAGGAAGCGAACCCCGACCTGCTGACGTATGCGCCCGGCGGCGGCTACCGGCCGCTGCGGCGCGCGCTGGCCGACTACCTGCGCGTCGCGCGTTCGGTGAAATGCTCGCCGGACCAGGTGATCATCACGACCGGTATCCACCAGTCGATCGACCTCGCGGTACGGCTGCTGTCCGATGTCGGCGATCGCGCGTGGGTCGAGGAGCCGTGCTACTGGGGCGTGCGCAGCGTGCTGCAGGCCGCCGGCCTCGCGCTCGTGCCGGTGCCAGTCGACCAGGAAGGGCTCGACCCGAGCCCGGGCGACCTGCAGCACCCGCCGCGGCTCGTGCTCGTCACGCCGTCGCACCAGTATCCGCTCGGCATGGTGATGAGCCTCGCGCGGCGCCGCAGGCTGCTCGAATATGCGCGCCAGCATCGCTGCTGGATCATCGAGGACGACTACGACAGCGAGTTCCGCTACGGCAGCCGCCCGCTCGCGTCGCTGCAGGGCCTCGACGACGGCGGCCGCGTGATCTACGTCGGCAGCCTCGGCAAGATGCTGTTTCCGGGCCTGAGGATGGGTTACATGGTCGTGCCGGAGCATCTGGTCGACACGTTCCGCACCGGGCTGTCCGAGCTGTATCGCGAAGGGCAGCTGATGCAGCAGGCGGTGCTCGCCGAGTTCATCATGGACGGCCACCTGACTTCTCATGTCCGACGAATGCGCACGCTGTACGGCGAGCGCCGGCAATTGCTGATCGACGCGATCCACGCGCGTTTCGGCGACGCGCTGCCGGTGATGGGCGACGAAGCCGGTCTGCATCTGGTGCTCGGGCTGCCCGACGCCTGCGACGATCGCGCGGTGACGCAGAGCGCGTTCGACGCGGGCGTGATCGTGCGTCCGCTCACCAGCTACTACAGCCGCGCAGACACCGCGCGGCGCGGACTGCTGCTCGGCTATGCATGCGTCGCGCACGAAGGCATCGGCCCCGCGTTCGACACGCTTGCAGCGATCATCGAACAGCATCTGCCGCAGTCCGTCACGCGCGCGGCGTAA